A genomic window from Vitis riparia cultivar Riparia Gloire de Montpellier isolate 1030 chromosome 18, EGFV_Vit.rip_1.0, whole genome shotgun sequence includes:
- the LOC117905660 gene encoding disease resistance protein RPV1-like yields MASSTQKPSSSSTPIRKYNFDVFLSFRGEDTRYNFTDQLYENLLRSRIKTFRDDELERGEEIKPEILKTIEESRISIVVLSKNYAHSKCCLDELAKIMECSEKMEQKVLSVFYHLDRSDVREQTESFEEAFSIHERNVEAKKVQRWRDALTKATNISVFYVPKKW; encoded by the coding sequence ATGGCTTCCTCTACCCAaaaaccctcttcttcttctacccCAATCCGTAAATATAACTTCGATGtgttcttgagttttagaggtGAAGACACCCGCTACAATTTTACGGATCAGTTATACGAAAATTTGCTTCGGTCGAGGATTAAAACTTTCAGAGACGATGAACTTGAGAGAGGAGAGGAGATCAAACcagaaattttgaaaactattgaAGAATCAAGAATTTCCATAGTTGTGCTCTCAAAAAACTATGCGCATTCCAAGTGTTGTTTGGATGAGTTAGCGAAGATCATGGAGTGCAGCgaaaaaatggaacaaaaagTCTTGTCGGTGTTCTACCACTTGGATCGTTCTGACGTGCGAGAGCAAACAGAGAGCTTCGAAGAGGCATTTTCCATTCATGAAAGAAATGTAGAAGCGAAAAAGGTGCAAAGGTGGAGGGATGCCTTGACTAAAGCAACCAATATATCTGTTTTCTATGTGCCGAAGAAGTGGTAA